From Zea mays cultivar B73 chromosome 3, Zm-B73-REFERENCE-NAM-5.0, whole genome shotgun sequence:
aagaagactttgggcagtcgcgtagacgctccccaaaaacctaattgccgatccctcgtgcaaggtctccggaggcacctgccctctcgcttctctgtgcgcgcagagtcacgagatggaaataccctcactcggcgctggactgtgttctgaaagtgttttctcgcgtgtcccggctggctgacgaagagacagggtaacacgcccgcccgcccgcccgcccgccggcCTGCctcgcccggccggcggcggcggcggcggcgcgcgcgcgcgcgtgtggcacgcccttgtccatttcttgacttctcaagttaagtggaataaatcccaccatataagtcaaggcaaaagacccttggacttccaatgtggtactattggtattctccaccattacacaccatagagttaattcaataaatgggccaagcccataaaagatccaacaaataCCCCATAAGAGACCCAACATTCAATCGACAAAATCAATATATTGTCTCCCTTTTGCCCTTTAATATATTAAGATATATCTGATAGTGATAGATAGGGAAAAAACATAACTCTTTATTTAATCTCGTAATTAATTATAGAATTAGTTTGAGATCACGTCCCAACCGAAGTTGCTGATTGCTGCTCACGAGTCACGAGCACTACTTTCGTACAGAGAAAATAAACTTTGGTACGGCACTATTATATCATATTTTGCATGACGACGCGTATGAGAACACAAGTTCCCCATGACATGTTAATAAGTATTTTTTTAAAATCTGGCATCCGAAATATATACGGTTCAGTAGCCATGTTCAGGCGGCACCATCCCGCCCTCATCACCAGCGGCAGAGCCTCTCGGTCTCGAGTCTCGACCCTCCCCATATGGCCAAGATCCAGCCTCTGCCAGCAGccccgtcggcggcggcgccgcCCTCCTCGTCATCGGCGGACGAGCCGTGGCAGGTGTACACGGTGTGGATGAAGTCGCTGGTGTTCAACGGCAACGGGTGCACGGTGTACGGCGCCGACGGCGGCGTGGCCTTCCGCGTGGACAACTACGGCTGCAGGGGCGGGCGCGAGGCCTTCCTCATGGACCGCACCGGCAGGACGGTGGTTGGGATCCATAGGCGGAGCTGCTTCGGGATGCTGAGGAGGTGGGAGGTCTGCCGGTACTCCGACAAACCCGagtccggcggcggcggcggcggcggcggcgaggaggcCGGGACGCCGTGGTTCGCGGTGCGCAaggcgcggcgcggcggcggaGCTGCCGTGACGGTGCACGGCGGCAGCGGGAGGAGTAGTAGTACGACTACGACGGCGTACGCGATCGTGGGCGGCGGGTGCTCTCGCAAGCCGGACTACAGAATCTTGGGCGGCGCCGACGGCGCGGCCGTGGCGGCGGTCGCGCGGAAGCAGACGCCGGGCGGGGCGGTGCTGGGGGACGACGTCCTGACGCTGACGGTGGCGCCGGGGACGGACCATCTCCTCGTGCTGGGACTGGTCGTTGTCTTTGGCCTCATGAACCGCTGCTTGTGATGGCTGGCCGATGGCGATGGCGATGGCTTCGTCACAGCCGTTTTTTCTCCTCTCTCTCGACCAGCTTGTTCAGCTAGACTGTTCCTCTTCCTTAGGATGATACAGTGTGCGACTGCGATCGTGCTTCATAGGTGTAGTGTGGCTCTGCTCATTTTTCCCACCAATTTCACCTTTTTTGGTGGATGTATTTCCCCCCCTCCGGATGTACAAATGTATGCTGGCCATACATGTAATCTATGAAGCAGACCTTGATTTTTCCCATTACAAGCACGTATGTACGGAGAACCGCAGGTATTGCACTTTTTATTCTCGCCCAATCATTGAGGTTTCTTTATTTGGAAACGTCGGTGCGCAAATTTGTTGCCACTATTTTTTTCAGTCCACAAGTTCCTTGCCTAGCTATATTTAGGTATTGTTTGATTGCCAAATATAACATAAATTGTAATTATAATAATTCACGCTCTAATATCAGTGGTAATAAGTTTGAATAGACCGGTATCACTTTGTAGTGTGATATCTGATTACGTTAGACTTAAATAAATATGATTTACCATTATTAGTTACGTGTTACATTATAAATATATGATTTAAACAGCACCTTAATCTTAAATAATCAACTCTTTTTATATATTTATACATGTTTTAGGCGCTAATTTTCAGCCCTTCAATAGTCCTCTCTTGTGATATAGTATATGGTACAGCTACACATGGGACTCATGGGTGGCTTGGGACAAAAAGACTAGTCTTCGGAAGGCATGACGTCGGTGGAGCTTGTACAACCGCGTCTGCAAATATCTTACACCCATTATTTAGCACAGTTGGTATTGGTAATCTGCTCAATATATGATGCGTGTTCAGCTTGTCCTTCACGTACGTTATTTGCAAGCCCTCCAGAAAAGCAGGACAAAGGTGCATGCACTCTAGCTAGGCGGGACGAATATGTTATTGTTATATTCATATGGATATGGACTTATTAGTACACTACCATGTGTGGATGAGTTAAGTTATGGGTGTCTCGTGTCTATCGTTGGAGATGACATCAGAGAAAATGGGATAATTGGCTTATCGCTGCTGTTACCATTGCTAACTTATTATAGACATCCCTTAATAATGGCCCTTTTACGGCTATCCAAAGGGCATCAAACCATTGCTTGATTCTCTTTTTTTGCGGCCAAAAAAAAACTCTATATGCTACCAAAATCTAAGCTTCAAAGTTATAACTTATTTAACATTTAGTTTAACATAAACATTTAGTTAAAACTCTAAATGCTACCAACGACGTGATCTGTGAGTGTTGTTTGGTTTTTGAATTGTAACGTAAATTTCAATAGTAATTATTCACATTCAAGTACCAACGGTAACAGGGGCGGAGCTAGGGGGTTTTGTTGGGGTCAGGTTATCCCTATAAAATTTGGAAAATACTATACAAATATACAGTTAGCTAGTGTATTTAGAAGATGATTAGTGGAATTGACCCTAATAATTTTATTGTCGGGCTTGGACCCTTGGTAATAAGTTTGAATATATCGGTATCATCAATTCctagtgtggtatctgattaaGGTTAGagttaaacaaacatgatttaatgtT
This genomic window contains:
- the LOC109945304 gene encoding protein LURP-one-related 11, giving the protein MAKIQPLPAAPSAAAPPSSSSADEPWQVYTVWMKSLVFNGNGCTVYGADGGVAFRVDNYGCRGGREAFLMDRTGRTVVGIHRRSCFGMLRRWEVCRYSDKPESGGGGGGGGEEAGTPWFAVRKARRGGGAAVTVHGGSGRSSSTTTTAYAIVGGGCSRKPDYRILGGADGAAVAAVARKQTPGGAVLGDDVLTLTVAPGTDHLLVLGLVVVFGLMNRCL